One stretch of Manis pentadactyla isolate mManPen7 chromosome 10, mManPen7.hap1, whole genome shotgun sequence DNA includes these proteins:
- the BCKDK gene encoding 3-methyl-2-oxobutanoate dehydrogenase [lipoamide] kinase, mitochondrial isoform X1, whose product MILASVLGSGPRSGPPLLPFLGPALSLRTRSTSATDTHHVEMARERSKTVTSFYNQSAIDVAAEKPSVRLTPTMMLYSGRSQDGSHLLKSARYLQQELPVRIAHRIKGFRSLPFIIGCNPTILHVHELYIRAFQKLTDFPPIKDQADEAQYCQLVRQLLDDHKDVVTLLAEGLRESRKHIEDEKLVRYFLDKTLTSRLGIRMLATHHLALHEDKPDFVGIICTRLSPKKIIEKWVDFARRLCEHKYGNAPRVRINGHVAARFPFIPMPLDYILPELLKNAMRATMESHLDTPYNVPDVVITIANNDIDLVVRISDRGGGIAHKDLDRVMDYHFTTAEASTQDPRISPLFGHLDMHSGGQSGPMHGFGFGLPTSRAYAEYLGGSLQLQSLQGIGTDVYLRLRHIDGREESFRI is encoded by the exons ATGATATTGGCGTCGGTGCTAGGGAGTGGTCCTAGGAGCGGACCTCCGCTCCTGCCCTTCCTGGGGCCTGCACTCTCGCTCCGGACCCGCTCCACATCAGCCACCGACACGCATCACGTGGAGATGGCACGGGAGCGCTCCAAGACGGTCACCTCCTTTTACAACCAGTCGGCCATAGATGTCGCAGCGGAGAAG CCTTCAGTCCGCCTCACTCCTACCATGATGCTCTATTCAGGACGCTCTCAGGATGGCAGCCACCTTCTG aaAAGTGCCCGGTACTTACAGCAAGAGTTGCCAGTGAGGATCGCTCACCGCATCAAGGGCTTCCGCAGCCTTCCATTCATCATTGGTTGCAACCCCACCATACTGCACGTG CACGAGCTGTACATCCGTGCCTTCCAGAAGCTGACAGACTTCCCTCCG ATCAAGGACCAGGCAGACGAGGCCCAGTACTGCCAGCTTGTGCGACAGCTGCTGGACGACCACAAGGATGTGGTGACACTCTTAGCTGAGGGCCTGCGGGAGAGCCGGAAGCACATAGAG GATGAGAAGCTTGTCCGCTACTTCTTAGACAAGACCCTGACTTCAAGGCTTGGGATCCGCATGTTGGCCACACATCATCTGGCACTGCATGAGGACAAG CCCGATTTTGTTGGCATCATCTGCACTCGCCTCTCACCAAAGAAGATTATTGAAAAGTGGGTGGACTTTGCCAG ACGCCTTTGTGAGCACAAGTATGGCAATGCCCCCCGTGTCCGCATCAATGGACATGTGGCTGCCCGTTTCCCCTTCATCCCTATGCCACTGGACTATATCCTGCCTGAGCTACTCAAGAATGCCATGAG AGCCACGATGGAGAGTCACCTAGACACTCCCTACAACGTCCCAGATGTGGTCATCACCATTGCCAACAATGATATCGATCTCGTCGTCAG GATTTCAGACCGGGGCGGGGGAATTGCTCACAAAGACCTGGATCGGGTTATGGACTACCACTTCACTACAGCTGAGGCCAGCACCCAGGATCCCCGCATCAGCCCTCTCTTTGGCCACCTGGACATGCACAGTGGTGGCCAGTCAGGACCCATGCACGG CTTTGGCTTCGGGCTGCCCACATCACGGGCCTACGCGGAGTACCTTGGTGGTTCCCTTCAGCTGCAGTCCCTGCAGGGCATTGGCACAGATGTCTATCTACGACTCCGTCATATTGATGGCCGGGAGGAAAGTTTCCGCATTTGA
- the BCKDK gene encoding 3-methyl-2-oxobutanoate dehydrogenase [lipoamide] kinase, mitochondrial isoform X2, producing the protein MILASVLGSGPRSGPPLLPFLGPALSLRTRSTSATDTHHVEMARERSKTVTSFYNQSAIDVAAEKPSVRLTPTMMLYSGRSQDGSHLLKSARYLQQELPVRIAHRIKGFRSLPFIIGCNPTILHVHELYIRAFQKLTDFPPIKDQADEAQYCQLVRQLLDDHKDVVTLLAEGLRESRKHIEDEKLVRYFLDKTLTSRLGIRMLATHHLALHEDKPDFVGIICTRLSPKKIIEKWVDFARRLCEHKYGNAPRVRINGHVAARFPFIPMPLDYILPELLKNAMRISDRGGGIAHKDLDRVMDYHFTTAEASTQDPRISPLFGHLDMHSGGQSGPMHGFGFGLPTSRAYAEYLGGSLQLQSLQGIGTDVYLRLRHIDGREESFRI; encoded by the exons ATGATATTGGCGTCGGTGCTAGGGAGTGGTCCTAGGAGCGGACCTCCGCTCCTGCCCTTCCTGGGGCCTGCACTCTCGCTCCGGACCCGCTCCACATCAGCCACCGACACGCATCACGTGGAGATGGCACGGGAGCGCTCCAAGACGGTCACCTCCTTTTACAACCAGTCGGCCATAGATGTCGCAGCGGAGAAG CCTTCAGTCCGCCTCACTCCTACCATGATGCTCTATTCAGGACGCTCTCAGGATGGCAGCCACCTTCTG aaAAGTGCCCGGTACTTACAGCAAGAGTTGCCAGTGAGGATCGCTCACCGCATCAAGGGCTTCCGCAGCCTTCCATTCATCATTGGTTGCAACCCCACCATACTGCACGTG CACGAGCTGTACATCCGTGCCTTCCAGAAGCTGACAGACTTCCCTCCG ATCAAGGACCAGGCAGACGAGGCCCAGTACTGCCAGCTTGTGCGACAGCTGCTGGACGACCACAAGGATGTGGTGACACTCTTAGCTGAGGGCCTGCGGGAGAGCCGGAAGCACATAGAG GATGAGAAGCTTGTCCGCTACTTCTTAGACAAGACCCTGACTTCAAGGCTTGGGATCCGCATGTTGGCCACACATCATCTGGCACTGCATGAGGACAAG CCCGATTTTGTTGGCATCATCTGCACTCGCCTCTCACCAAAGAAGATTATTGAAAAGTGGGTGGACTTTGCCAG ACGCCTTTGTGAGCACAAGTATGGCAATGCCCCCCGTGTCCGCATCAATGGACATGTGGCTGCCCGTTTCCCCTTCATCCCTATGCCACTGGACTATATCCTGCCTGAGCTACTCAAGAATGCCATGAG GATTTCAGACCGGGGCGGGGGAATTGCTCACAAAGACCTGGATCGGGTTATGGACTACCACTTCACTACAGCTGAGGCCAGCACCCAGGATCCCCGCATCAGCCCTCTCTTTGGCCACCTGGACATGCACAGTGGTGGCCAGTCAGGACCCATGCACGG CTTTGGCTTCGGGCTGCCCACATCACGGGCCTACGCGGAGTACCTTGGTGGTTCCCTTCAGCTGCAGTCCCTGCAGGGCATTGGCACAGATGTCTATCTACGACTCCGTCATATTGATGGCCGGGAGGAAAGTTTCCGCATTTGA
- the BCKDK gene encoding 3-methyl-2-oxobutanoate dehydrogenase [lipoamide] kinase, mitochondrial isoform X3, protein MILASVLGSGPRSGPPLLPFLGPALSLRTRSTSATDTHHVEMARERSKTVTSFYNQSAIDVAAEKPSVRLTPTMMLYSGRSQDGSHLLKSARYLQQELPVRIAHRIKGFRSLPFIIGCNPTILHVDEKLVRYFLDKTLTSRLGIRMLATHHLALHEDKPDFVGIICTRLSPKKIIEKWVDFARRLCEHKYGNAPRVRINGHVAARFPFIPMPLDYILPELLKNAMRATMESHLDTPYNVPDVVITIANNDIDLVVRISDRGGGIAHKDLDRVMDYHFTTAEASTQDPRISPLFGHLDMHSGGQSGPMHGFGFGLPTSRAYAEYLGGSLQLQSLQGIGTDVYLRLRHIDGREESFRI, encoded by the exons ATGATATTGGCGTCGGTGCTAGGGAGTGGTCCTAGGAGCGGACCTCCGCTCCTGCCCTTCCTGGGGCCTGCACTCTCGCTCCGGACCCGCTCCACATCAGCCACCGACACGCATCACGTGGAGATGGCACGGGAGCGCTCCAAGACGGTCACCTCCTTTTACAACCAGTCGGCCATAGATGTCGCAGCGGAGAAG CCTTCAGTCCGCCTCACTCCTACCATGATGCTCTATTCAGGACGCTCTCAGGATGGCAGCCACCTTCTG aaAAGTGCCCGGTACTTACAGCAAGAGTTGCCAGTGAGGATCGCTCACCGCATCAAGGGCTTCCGCAGCCTTCCATTCATCATTGGTTGCAACCCCACCATACTGCACGTG GATGAGAAGCTTGTCCGCTACTTCTTAGACAAGACCCTGACTTCAAGGCTTGGGATCCGCATGTTGGCCACACATCATCTGGCACTGCATGAGGACAAG CCCGATTTTGTTGGCATCATCTGCACTCGCCTCTCACCAAAGAAGATTATTGAAAAGTGGGTGGACTTTGCCAG ACGCCTTTGTGAGCACAAGTATGGCAATGCCCCCCGTGTCCGCATCAATGGACATGTGGCTGCCCGTTTCCCCTTCATCCCTATGCCACTGGACTATATCCTGCCTGAGCTACTCAAGAATGCCATGAG AGCCACGATGGAGAGTCACCTAGACACTCCCTACAACGTCCCAGATGTGGTCATCACCATTGCCAACAATGATATCGATCTCGTCGTCAG GATTTCAGACCGGGGCGGGGGAATTGCTCACAAAGACCTGGATCGGGTTATGGACTACCACTTCACTACAGCTGAGGCCAGCACCCAGGATCCCCGCATCAGCCCTCTCTTTGGCCACCTGGACATGCACAGTGGTGGCCAGTCAGGACCCATGCACGG CTTTGGCTTCGGGCTGCCCACATCACGGGCCTACGCGGAGTACCTTGGTGGTTCCCTTCAGCTGCAGTCCCTGCAGGGCATTGGCACAGATGTCTATCTACGACTCCGTCATATTGATGGCCGGGAGGAAAGTTTCCGCATTTGA
- the BCKDK gene encoding 3-methyl-2-oxobutanoate dehydrogenase [lipoamide] kinase, mitochondrial isoform X4: protein MILASVLGSGPRSGPPLLPFLGPALSLRTRSTSATDTHHVEMARERSKTVTSFYNQSAIDVAAEKPSVRLTPTMMLYSGRSQDGSHLLKSARYLQQELPVRIAHRIKGFRSLPFIIGCNPTILHVHELYIRAFQKLTDFPPIKDQADEAQYCQLVRQLLDDHKDVVTLLAEGLRESRKHIEDEKLVRYFLDKTLTSRLGIRMLATHHLALHEDKPDFVGIICTRLSPKKIIEKWVDFARRLCEHKYGNAPRVRINGHVAARFPFIPMPLDYILPELLKNAMRISDRGGGIAHKDLDRVMDYHFTTAEASTQDPRISPLFGHLDMHSGGQSGPMHG from the exons ATGATATTGGCGTCGGTGCTAGGGAGTGGTCCTAGGAGCGGACCTCCGCTCCTGCCCTTCCTGGGGCCTGCACTCTCGCTCCGGACCCGCTCCACATCAGCCACCGACACGCATCACGTGGAGATGGCACGGGAGCGCTCCAAGACGGTCACCTCCTTTTACAACCAGTCGGCCATAGATGTCGCAGCGGAGAAG CCTTCAGTCCGCCTCACTCCTACCATGATGCTCTATTCAGGACGCTCTCAGGATGGCAGCCACCTTCTG aaAAGTGCCCGGTACTTACAGCAAGAGTTGCCAGTGAGGATCGCTCACCGCATCAAGGGCTTCCGCAGCCTTCCATTCATCATTGGTTGCAACCCCACCATACTGCACGTG CACGAGCTGTACATCCGTGCCTTCCAGAAGCTGACAGACTTCCCTCCG ATCAAGGACCAGGCAGACGAGGCCCAGTACTGCCAGCTTGTGCGACAGCTGCTGGACGACCACAAGGATGTGGTGACACTCTTAGCTGAGGGCCTGCGGGAGAGCCGGAAGCACATAGAG GATGAGAAGCTTGTCCGCTACTTCTTAGACAAGACCCTGACTTCAAGGCTTGGGATCCGCATGTTGGCCACACATCATCTGGCACTGCATGAGGACAAG CCCGATTTTGTTGGCATCATCTGCACTCGCCTCTCACCAAAGAAGATTATTGAAAAGTGGGTGGACTTTGCCAG ACGCCTTTGTGAGCACAAGTATGGCAATGCCCCCCGTGTCCGCATCAATGGACATGTGGCTGCCCGTTTCCCCTTCATCCCTATGCCACTGGACTATATCCTGCCTGAGCTACTCAAGAATGCCATGAG GATTTCAGACCGGGGCGGGGGAATTGCTCACAAAGACCTGGATCGGGTTATGGACTACCACTTCACTACAGCTGAGGCCAGCACCCAGGATCCCCGCATCAGCCCTCTCTTTGGCCACCTGGACATGCACAGTGGTGGCCAGTCAGGACCCATGCACGGGTGA